In one window of Leptospira sp. GIMC2001 DNA:
- a CDS encoding ribonuclease R family protein: MENTNYQITRKIIDYIASFAGAQLTKQDIIKKFLPDTSTDSKAKTKTSEKSKKKAKPKPSPKTRDKAKERLNELENLLFLLEAEGLIKIEKKTIFPKRPFSVSGKISLSLKGDGFVKLPSGNETFIPGSKTDTAIAGDLVEIYPIGVGRKDRIEGEVIRILKRGRVLYRMKVVELQNKGIIGKLLDMSGEEKEGFLLKKSLLEDVLKNIKVGDVLIVKMKDAVNTEPNLYDVSFVRFESDSKEDPDFMRVLMKYNYNQNHPDTIPLDYPEEINSETVSDWESRVDLTNLYSVTIDGATAKDFDDALSYVDEGKRKRFWVHIADVSYYVREGSVMDEEAYERATSVYLSNRVVPMLPPILSEGLCSLVANTNRLAFTVEMEADSEGNIFASKFYKSIIKVSKRYTYEMAEDEIIENKPDNWMVQLNHLAESMRRNRMKAGRVDLNVKENIIEIGSDFLPVSITSKERLKSHMLVEEMMLSANTKVAEFLKKKKAPALNRIHEVMEGEKLEALNAYLKLNSINLQLETPDYEQIRKILEKLHGNPNEKVFNYLLLRSFMQAYYGPEYTGHWGLGFQDYCHFTSPIRRYPDLVVHRVLHSVLLNEPAPYDWEKLKGMGIHCSEQERRAADAERDIFKLKACRYLQKTGILKFWANITGYKPNFVFVELDDPSMEAVIDKSEFTNEFELLGRNPFSFYSKKYTKDFVLGERIHVMLDHIDYENIKVYVKVLGW; the protein is encoded by the coding sequence ACGAATTAGAAAATCTACTGTTTCTTCTGGAAGCGGAAGGATTAATTAAGATTGAAAAAAAGACAATTTTTCCAAAACGTCCCTTCTCGGTGTCAGGTAAGATTTCTCTTAGCCTGAAAGGAGATGGGTTTGTAAAATTACCTTCAGGAAATGAAACTTTTATCCCTGGCTCAAAGACTGACACGGCTATAGCAGGTGACCTAGTTGAAATCTATCCGATCGGAGTGGGGCGCAAAGATCGAATTGAAGGAGAAGTGATTAGAATTTTGAAACGCGGTCGAGTTCTATATCGAATGAAAGTTGTAGAATTGCAGAACAAAGGAATCATCGGTAAACTTCTCGATATGTCTGGTGAAGAGAAAGAAGGATTTCTTCTCAAAAAATCACTACTTGAAGATGTTTTAAAAAATATCAAGGTAGGTGATGTTCTTATTGTTAAAATGAAAGACGCGGTCAATACAGAACCAAATCTATATGACGTTAGTTTTGTTAGGTTCGAATCGGATAGCAAAGAAGATCCAGATTTTATGAGAGTATTGATGAAATACAATTATAATCAGAATCATCCAGACACAATTCCGCTTGATTACCCAGAAGAAATTAATTCGGAAACTGTATCTGACTGGGAGAGCCGTGTTGATTTAACAAATCTCTATTCGGTAACGATCGATGGCGCAACTGCTAAAGATTTTGATGATGCTTTGTCTTATGTGGATGAAGGAAAGAGGAAACGATTCTGGGTTCACATTGCAGATGTATCCTATTATGTTAGAGAAGGATCTGTTATGGATGAGGAAGCTTATGAGAGAGCAACATCCGTCTATCTATCTAACCGTGTTGTTCCAATGTTGCCTCCAATTCTTTCTGAAGGACTTTGTAGTCTTGTTGCAAATACAAATCGATTGGCTTTTACAGTTGAGATGGAAGCAGATAGCGAAGGAAATATCTTTGCTTCCAAGTTCTATAAATCCATTATCAAGGTATCGAAACGATATACCTATGAGATGGCAGAAGATGAGATTATTGAAAATAAACCTGATAACTGGATGGTTCAACTCAATCATTTAGCGGAAAGTATGCGAAGGAACCGCATGAAAGCAGGCCGAGTTGACCTGAATGTAAAAGAGAATATTATTGAAATAGGATCAGATTTTCTTCCAGTCTCCATTACTTCAAAAGAAAGATTAAAAAGTCATATGCTAGTTGAAGAGATGATGCTCTCTGCCAACACTAAGGTTGCGGAATTTCTTAAAAAGAAAAAGGCTCCTGCACTGAATCGAATCCATGAGGTTATGGAAGGTGAAAAATTAGAGGCATTAAATGCTTATCTTAAATTGAACTCCATAAATCTACAGCTTGAGACTCCAGATTACGAACAAATAAGAAAAATACTAGAAAAACTGCATGGAAATCCAAATGAAAAAGTATTCAATTACTTATTACTAAGAAGTTTTATGCAGGCATATTACGGTCCCGAATATACGGGACATTGGGGACTTGGTTTTCAAGATTACTGTCACTTTACATCACCTATTCGACGTTATCCTGATTTAGTGGTTCATCGAGTTCTGCACTCCGTCCTCTTGAATGAGCCTGCTCCATATGATTGGGAAAAATTAAAAGGTATGGGAATCCATTGCTCAGAACAAGAAAGAAGAGCGGCCGATGCAGAACGCGATATTTTCAAATTGAAGGCTTGTCGATATCTTCAGAAAACTGGAATTTTGAAATTCTGGGCAAATATTACTGGATACAAACCAAATTTTGTGTTTGTGGAATTGGATGATCCAAGCATGGAAGCAGTCATTGATAAATCTGAATTTACAAATGAATTTGAACTACTTGGAAGAAATCCATTCAGTTTCTATTCGAAAAAGTATACTAAGGATTTTGTTTTGGGTGAAAGAATTCATGTGATGCTTGATCACATAGACTATGAGAATATCAAAGTCTATGTGAAAGTGCTGGGCTGGTAA